One region of Epilithonimonas zeae genomic DNA includes:
- a CDS encoding RsmE family RNA methyltransferase: protein MKLFFGQIFPDLMIDSDEQQHITKVLRMREGEEIFVTDGNGNLAKGNLVFEGKKVSLDVSEIKENLPDFSPKLHIAIAPTKNIDRIEFFVEKAVEMGISEISFILTEKTERKNISIDKLRKQAIGASKQSHRFHFPKVNDLTKFSDFMKNLNPENTFVAHCNESLERINLNALRTFDSFQDDTRDNAINQQPTTSNQITFLIGPEGDFSDREIQFLAEKGIKAVSLGNQRLRTETAGIFVAAWNYDKMF from the coding sequence ACTTTTCTTTGGACAGATTTTCCCTGATTTAATGATTGATTCTGATGAACAACAGCACATCACAAAAGTTCTCAGAATGCGAGAAGGCGAAGAGATTTTCGTAACCGACGGCAATGGAAATCTGGCAAAAGGAAATCTTGTTTTCGAAGGTAAAAAAGTATCATTAGACGTTTCCGAAATCAAAGAAAATCTTCCTGATTTTTCTCCAAAACTTCATATCGCGATTGCGCCAACGAAGAACATTGACCGAATCGAATTTTTTGTTGAAAAAGCTGTGGAAATGGGCATCTCAGAAATTAGTTTTATCCTTACAGAAAAAACCGAACGTAAGAATATCAGCATCGATAAGTTGAGAAAGCAAGCTATTGGAGCTTCAAAACAAAGTCACAGATTCCACTTTCCAAAAGTCAATGATTTGACCAAATTTTCTGACTTTATGAAAAACCTAAATCCAGAAAATACTTTTGTGGCACATTGTAATGAAAGTCTGGAAAGAATTAATCTGAATGCGCTTCGAACCTTTGACTCCTTTCAGGATGACACGCGTGACAATGCCATCAACCAACAACCAACAACCAGCAACCAAATTACTTTCCTGATTGGGCCAGAAGGCGATTTTTCTGATAGAGAAATTCAGTTTTTAGCGGAGAAAGGCATCAAAGCTGTTTCATTAGGAAATCAAAGATTACGAACTGAAACTGCCGGAATTTTTGTTGCTGCTTGGAATTATGATAAGATGTTTTAA
- a CDS encoding DUF1572 family protein translates to MKDLFIKRFLYYKELGDKSFAQLSEEQLFWQYNEESNSIAIIINHVAGNMLSRWTNFFTEDGEKDWRNRDSEFINSFKTKAEILQYWEKGWDCLFTALAQITDENINSTIYIRGEAHSVLDAVFRQLAHYPYHIGQIVYIAKMMKNNDWKTLSIARNKSADFNQEMHSKFDSNQENSSPVCFRNER, encoded by the coding sequence ATGAAAGACTTATTCATTAAGCGATTTCTCTATTATAAAGAATTGGGTGACAAATCGTTCGCTCAGCTTTCTGAAGAACAATTGTTTTGGCAATACAACGAGGAAAGTAATTCTATCGCAATTATCATCAATCACGTTGCTGGAAATATGTTGTCTCGCTGGACTAATTTCTTTACCGAAGATGGCGAAAAAGATTGGCGAAACCGAGATTCGGAATTTATCAATTCTTTCAAAACAAAAGCTGAAATTCTGCAATATTGGGAAAAAGGTTGGGATTGTCTTTTTACAGCTTTGGCTCAAATTACGGATGAGAATATCAACTCTACAATCTACATTAGAGGCGAAGCGCATTCGGTCTTGGATGCAGTTTTCCGTCAGTTAGCGCATTATCCTTATCACATTGGGCAAATTGTATACATTGCTAAAATGATGAAAAATAATGATTGGAAAACGCTTTCGATTGCACGAAATAAGTCGGCAGATTTTAATCAGGAGATGCATTCAAAATTTGATTCAAATCAGGAAAATTCTTCACCGGTATGTTTTCGAAATGAGAGATGA
- a CDS encoding NAD(P)/FAD-dependent oxidoreductase, protein MKPANPSIWETETFYRKRDIIIIGSGFTGLWTAISIKEKHPEKSVLIIERNSVPTGASTRNAGFACFGSLTEIISDSEKMGWEKTLDLVKMRFDGLQKIQNYFTQDEIDFELCGGYEILNDESALEKLNEVNEKLAPIIKTENTFRITNEKIEEFGLGKSDYLVENLCEGSLHSGKLLNKLLEKCYELKVEFLFGTEVESVSETENEIEITIDDNLILKSEKVIYCTNAFSSKFLESEEIIPARGQIILTEPIENLKLKGTFHYDEGFYYFRNLGNQILLGGARNQDFATEKTTDFETTDFLQNHLEQFLKEVILPNQDFKIAMRWSGIMAMGTEKTPIVKQLSERQFCAVRLSGMGVALAPKIGELVCELVC, encoded by the coding sequence ATGAAGCCAGCCAATCCAAGCATTTGGGAAACCGAAACTTTTTACAGAAAGCGTGACATCATTATCATCGGTTCGGGATTTACAGGACTTTGGACTGCGATTTCTATCAAAGAAAAACATCCTGAAAAATCGGTTTTAATTATCGAACGAAATTCTGTCCCGACTGGCGCTTCGACTCGAAATGCTGGTTTTGCCTGCTTTGGAAGTTTGACAGAGATTATTTCCGATTCTGAAAAAATGGGTTGGGAGAAAACTTTGGATTTGGTAAAAATGAGATTTGACGGTTTGCAGAAAATTCAGAATTATTTTACTCAAGATGAAATTGATTTTGAATTGTGTGGCGGTTACGAAATTCTGAATGATGAATCTGCTTTAGAAAAGTTGAATGAAGTCAATGAAAAATTAGCTCCAATCATAAAAACCGAAAATACTTTCAGAATCACGAATGAAAAAATCGAAGAATTTGGATTAGGAAAATCAGACTATTTGGTTGAGAATCTTTGTGAAGGAAGTTTACATTCTGGAAAATTATTGAACAAACTTTTAGAAAAATGCTACGAACTGAAAGTCGAATTTCTTTTCGGAACAGAAGTAGAATCAGTTTCAGAAACTGAGAATGAAATCGAAATAACAATTGATGATAATCTTATTTTAAAATCTGAGAAAGTGATCTATTGTACCAATGCTTTTAGTTCTAAGTTTTTGGAATCAGAAGAAATCATCCCTGCAAGAGGACAAATTATTCTGACTGAACCTATCGAGAATCTTAAACTAAAAGGTACTTTTCATTACGATGAAGGTTTTTATTACTTCCGAAATTTAGGAAATCAAATTCTTTTAGGCGGTGCTAGAAATCAGGATTTTGCGACTGAAAAAACAACCGATTTCGAAACGACGGATTTTCTTCAAAATCATTTGGAACAATTCCTTAAAGAAGTGATTTTACCAAATCAGGATTTTAAAATAGCAATGCGATGGTCCGGGATTATGGCAATGGGAACAGAAAAAACACCGATTGTAAAACAACTCTCCGAAAGACAATTCTGCGCAGTAAGGCTTTCCGGAATGGGTGTTGCGCTGGCTCCGAAGATTGGAGAATTGGTTTGTGAGTTGGTTTGCTAG
- a CDS encoding TrmH family RNA methyltransferase: MNLESTYEYLQQFLTPERFQKIEHYSKESSDFVLPVMEDIYQFRNAAAIVRSVEACGFHKVVAMEKENFFEPNLKVTKGADTWVEVEKMPRTIESLQNIKNRGYKIVAVSAENNAKMLPDYKIEEPLALVFGTEWEGTTDELLDFADETLAIPMFGFTRSFNVSVAAAICMYELKQKLLKSDIDYKLSEEKLIQMKIRWAKNSIPSGDMILEKYLRENSESI; encoded by the coding sequence TTGAATTTAGAATCCACTTACGAATATCTCCAGCAATTCTTAACGCCAGAACGTTTCCAAAAAATCGAACATTATTCCAAAGAAAGTTCTGATTTTGTTCTGCCGGTAATGGAAGATATTTACCAGTTCAGAAATGCTGCTGCAATTGTTCGTTCAGTGGAAGCTTGTGGATTTCATAAAGTGGTGGCGATGGAAAAAGAGAATTTCTTTGAACCGAATCTAAAAGTCACAAAAGGTGCTGATACTTGGGTTGAGGTGGAGAAAATGCCAAGAACAATAGAATCTCTTCAAAACATCAAAAACCGAGGTTATAAAATAGTCGCTGTTTCAGCCGAAAACAATGCGAAAATGCTCCCAGATTATAAAATCGAAGAACCTTTGGCTTTAGTTTTCGGAACAGAGTGGGAGGGAACAACGGATGAATTATTGGACTTTGCTGATGAAACTTTAGCAATTCCAATGTTTGGATTTACAAGAAGTTTCAATGTTTCTGTTGCGGCCGCCATTTGTATGTACGAACTCAAACAAAAATTGCTAAAATCTGATATCGATTATAAATTATCCGAAGAAAAATTAATTCAAATGAAAATCCGCTGGGCGAAAAACTCTATCCCAAGCGGTGATATGATTTTGGAAAAGTATTTGAGAGAGAATTCTGAATCTATATGA
- the yidC gene encoding membrane protein insertase YidC has protein sequence MQQNNGLDKKQLISFGIFSMILIGFMFYFQNRNAQAEQEKLALEAKKTEQTTKSKPAATNLNAATVTPNSVQKVNLQNDELSLEFSSVGGQLSSVKLNKFEAFGGKPLYLFSNNNASYGFQFTDKAGKVFNTKDLVFTPQVAGNVVTLNSKVGNAVIQFIYTLKAKYTVDFQVKTQGLASVVNDGKANFIWNYNVRGAEKGRSQEETHTEFSYAFNNYKDYDYDARSDMDEPDETLNWIGIKQQFFSAVIEAKNGFTKSKGFQEAIPEGEYLKKFNYDGQVNLAGNELNQDFTWYFMPLDIELLKSYDKNFDEILPLGWSFIGSLNRYVFIPLYNLISGWGIAAGWAIFWMTIIVKLILSPVMFKQHKLSAMMKVIRPEIDEVNAKFKDADPMKKQQETMAVYRKAGVNQMAGCLPALVQIPLFYALFRFFPNMLDLRGKSFWFVPDLTAYDDIISWGTNIPLLGNHLSVFALACTIVILIYTIMTSGNIQQPQQEGMPNMKVLMYIFPITFLFFLNSSASGLSWYYFVSNAINIVIILVIKYFILDEKKIHAQIQENKKKEPKKEGTFQKRMREMMEKAQEQQKLQEQARNKKK, from the coding sequence ATGCAACAAAACAACGGATTAGATAAAAAACAACTGATTAGCTTCGGTATTTTTTCTATGATTCTTATCGGTTTTATGTTTTATTTCCAAAACCGAAATGCACAAGCCGAACAGGAGAAATTAGCTTTAGAAGCTAAAAAAACAGAGCAGACTACAAAATCTAAACCTGCTGCAACCAACCTAAATGCAGCTACAGTAACACCTAATTCTGTTCAGAAAGTTAATCTTCAGAATGATGAGTTATCTCTTGAGTTCTCTAGTGTTGGTGGGCAATTGAGTTCTGTGAAGTTGAATAAATTCGAGGCGTTCGGTGGAAAACCATTATACCTTTTCAGTAATAATAATGCAAGTTACGGATTCCAATTCACGGATAAAGCAGGTAAAGTTTTCAATACAAAAGATTTGGTTTTTACGCCGCAAGTTGCAGGAAATGTAGTAACACTTAATTCTAAAGTTGGAAACGCAGTTATCCAATTCATTTATACACTTAAAGCAAAATACACCGTTGATTTCCAGGTGAAAACACAAGGTTTGGCTAGCGTTGTGAATGATGGTAAAGCTAATTTCATCTGGAATTACAATGTAAGAGGTGCAGAAAAAGGACGTTCACAAGAAGAGACTCATACTGAGTTTTCTTATGCGTTCAACAACTATAAAGATTACGATTACGACGCTCGTTCTGATATGGATGAGCCAGACGAAACACTCAACTGGATTGGCATCAAGCAACAGTTTTTCTCCGCAGTTATTGAGGCTAAAAACGGATTCACAAAATCTAAAGGTTTTCAGGAAGCTATTCCGGAAGGCGAATATTTGAAAAAATTCAACTACGATGGTCAGGTAAACTTAGCAGGAAACGAATTGAATCAGGATTTCACTTGGTATTTTATGCCTTTGGATATAGAATTATTGAAATCTTATGACAAGAACTTTGATGAGATTCTTCCGTTAGGTTGGTCATTCATTGGTTCATTAAACAGATATGTGTTCATTCCGTTGTACAATTTGATTTCAGGATGGGGAATTGCAGCAGGTTGGGCAATCTTCTGGATGACAATTATTGTGAAATTGATTTTGTCGCCGGTAATGTTCAAACAGCACAAACTAAGTGCAATGATGAAGGTGATTCGTCCTGAGATTGATGAGGTTAATGCCAAATTCAAGGATGCGGATCCGATGAAAAAACAGCAGGAAACAATGGCAGTCTATCGAAAGGCCGGCGTGAATCAGATGGCGGGTTGTTTACCGGCGCTGGTTCAGATTCCGTTGTTCTACGCACTATTCCGTTTCTTCCCGAATATGCTCGACCTTAGAGGGAAAAGCTTCTGGTTCGTTCCGGATTTGACCGCTTATGACGATATTATCAGTTGGGGAACCAACATTCCATTGTTAGGAAATCACCTGAGTGTATTTGCTTTAGCTTGTACTATTGTGATTTTGATTTACACGATTATGACTTCAGGTAACATTCAGCAGCCACAACAAGAAGGGATGCCGAATATGAAGGTTTTGATGTACATTTTCCCAATCACGTTCTTGTTCTTCTTGAACAGCTCTGCGTCAGGTTTATCTTGGTATTATTTCGTATCCAATGCGATTAACATCGTGATTATCCTGGTGATTAAATACTTCATCTTAGATGAGAAGAAAATCCACGCCCAGATTCAGGAAAACAAAAAGAAAGAACCGAAGAAAGAAGGAACTTTCCAGAAAAGAATGAGAGAGATGATGGAGAAAGCGCAAGAGCAACAAAAATTGCAGGAGCAAGCTAGAAACAAAAAGAAATAA
- a CDS encoding winged helix-turn-helix transcriptional regulator — MAVHDAMDVLSGKWKISIISSICFYNKRRFSDILNDVEGISNRMLSKELKDLEMNKLLERTVLDTKPISVQYQLTEYGLKLKTIINNLSEWGAEHRKVIIGK, encoded by the coding sequence ATGGCAGTCCACGATGCAATGGACGTTTTGAGCGGTAAATGGAAGATTTCTATCATATCGTCTATTTGTTTTTACAATAAAAGACGGTTTTCTGATATTCTGAATGATGTAGAAGGTATATCCAACAGAATGCTGAGCAAGGAATTGAAAGATTTGGAAATGAATAAACTTTTGGAAAGAACCGTTTTGGATACAAAACCTATTTCAGTACAATATCAACTTACAGAGTATGGTTTGAAATTAAAAACCATCATCAATAATCTATCCGAATGGGGAGCAGAACACAGGAAAGTAATTATCGGCAAATAA
- a CDS encoding SDR family oxidoreductase codes for MNFTNKNVIITGGSTGIGFATAQAFINAGANVWITGRSLENLEKAAAIINSSNLKTLVSDTSNLEGITVLEKAVSESGNKIDVLFLNAGIAVFSPIGESTEADFDAQFNTNVKGPYFTLQKLLPYLQDGASVVFTSSTVATAANLGSSIYSATKGALNKIAQIAANELAERKIRVNIVSPGATKTEGLEKVTTSEIRDHFSEIIALKRLGDPSEIAKTVLFLASDDASYISGTELLVDGGYTTFSRK; via the coding sequence ATGAATTTCACAAACAAAAACGTGATTATCACCGGTGGAAGTACCGGAATAGGTTTCGCAACCGCACAAGCTTTTATCAACGCCGGAGCTAATGTCTGGATTACCGGAAGAAGCCTGGAAAATCTGGAAAAAGCGGCAGCAATAATTAACAGCTCCAACCTAAAAACATTAGTTTCTGACACTTCCAATTTAGAAGGTATTACTGTTTTGGAAAAAGCAGTTTCGGAAAGTGGAAACAAAATAGATGTTCTTTTTCTGAACGCAGGAATCGCAGTTTTCTCACCAATTGGAGAATCTACGGAAGCTGATTTTGACGCACAGTTCAATACCAATGTGAAAGGACCTTATTTCACACTGCAGAAACTATTGCCTTATCTACAAGACGGCGCATCTGTAGTATTTACCTCATCAACTGTAGCAACAGCAGCGAATCTTGGATCCAGTATCTATTCTGCAACGAAAGGTGCATTAAACAAAATCGCCCAAATCGCGGCCAACGAATTAGCCGAGAGAAAAATAAGAGTCAATATTGTAAGCCCTGGAGCAACTAAAACTGAAGGTCTGGAAAAAGTAACAACAAGTGAAATCCGAGACCATTTTTCTGAAATAATTGCTTTGAAAAGATTAGGTGACCCAAGCGAAATTGCAAAAACTGTATTGTTTTTAGCGTCAGATGACGCTAGTTATATTAGCGGAACTGAGTTATTGGTAGACGGCGGCTACACCACATTTTCAAGAAAGTAG
- a CDS encoding CTP synthase, with product MSKKETKYIFVTGGVTSSLGKGIVSASLGLLLKSRGFKVTIQKLDPYINIDPGTLNPYEHGECYVTEDGAETDLDLGHYERFLDSPTSQNNNVTTGKIYQTVIEKERKGDFLGKTVQVIPHITNEIKRRIKMLSKKDYDIIITEIGGTVGDIESLPYIESVRQLQWELGKNNSMVIHLTLLPYLSSSGELKTKPSQHSVRQLMESGIQADVLVCRTEHTIPKELRSKLAQFCNVGLENVIECIDMDTIYEVPLYLQKQNFDEVVLKELNLPIGKDVNLKDWKTFLKKYKNPKRSVEIALVGKYVSLQDSYKSIAEAFIHAGSDMETEVKVRWVYSGDIELEGAEKLLNGVDGILIAPGFGDRGIEGKIQAAKYARENKVPLLGICLGMQIMTIEFARNVLGLAKANSMEFDTSTPDPVISLMEEQKNVVDKGGTMRLGAWKCVLKQGSKLAEVYGAKTISERHRHRYEFNSDYKKDFEDKGLTPSGLNPETDLVETLELKDHPFYIGVQYHPEYKSTVATPHPLFKAFINATIKGK from the coding sequence ATGAGTAAAAAAGAAACGAAATACATCTTTGTGACAGGAGGTGTAACATCGTCACTTGGTAAAGGTATTGTTTCCGCTTCTTTGGGACTTCTTCTTAAATCCCGCGGTTTCAAAGTTACCATCCAAAAGCTTGACCCTTATATCAACATCGACCCCGGAACGCTTAATCCCTATGAACACGGCGAATGTTATGTGACCGAAGACGGCGCAGAAACAGACCTGGATTTGGGACACTACGAAAGATTCCTGGATTCTCCAACTTCCCAAAACAACAACGTTACAACCGGAAAAATCTATCAAACTGTTATTGAAAAGGAACGTAAAGGCGATTTTCTTGGGAAAACAGTCCAAGTGATTCCACACATCACCAACGAAATCAAACGCAGAATAAAGATGCTTTCCAAAAAGGATTATGACATCATTATCACAGAAATTGGTGGAACTGTAGGTGATATCGAATCGCTTCCTTATATAGAAAGCGTTCGCCAATTGCAATGGGAATTGGGTAAAAATAATTCAATGGTTATCCATCTGACATTGTTACCGTATTTATCGTCGAGTGGAGAATTGAAAACAAAACCTTCTCAGCATTCTGTTCGTCAATTGATGGAAAGTGGCATTCAGGCGGATGTTTTGGTTTGCAGAACAGAACACACCATTCCGAAAGAACTACGTTCCAAGTTGGCTCAATTCTGTAACGTTGGATTAGAAAACGTTATCGAATGTATAGATATGGATACGATTTACGAAGTGCCACTATATCTTCAGAAACAGAATTTTGACGAGGTAGTTCTAAAAGAACTGAATCTTCCTATAGGAAAAGATGTTAACCTAAAAGACTGGAAAACATTTCTTAAAAAATATAAAAATCCAAAACGCAGTGTAGAGATTGCTTTGGTTGGAAAGTATGTTTCGCTCCAGGATTCTTATAAATCTATTGCCGAAGCTTTTATCCACGCAGGTTCTGATATGGAAACCGAAGTGAAAGTAAGATGGGTTTACAGTGGCGATATCGAACTGGAAGGTGCAGAAAAACTATTGAATGGTGTTGATGGAATCTTGATCGCGCCAGGTTTCGGAGACAGAGGAATCGAAGGTAAAATTCAGGCTGCGAAGTATGCAAGAGAGAACAAAGTTCCATTGTTGGGAATCTGTCTTGGGATGCAGATTATGACGATAGAATTTGCTAGAAATGTTCTTGGATTGGCAAAAGCTAACAGTATGGAGTTCGATACTTCTACGCCAGACCCGGTAATTTCTTTGATGGAAGAGCAAAAAAATGTAGTAGACAAAGGTGGAACAATGCGTCTTGGTGCCTGGAAATGTGTTCTGAAACAAGGTTCAAAATTAGCAGAAGTTTATGGCGCAAAAACCATTTCAGAACGTCATCGTCACAGATACGAATTCAATAGCGATTACAAAAAAGACTTCGAAGATAAAGGATTAACACCAAGTGGACTGAACCCGGAAACAGATTTGGTAGAAACTTTGGAACTGAAAGATCATCCTTTTTACATAGGTGTCCAATATCACCCGGAATATAAGAGTACTGTTGCAACACCGCATCCATTATTTAAAGCTTTTATTAATGCTACAATAAAGGGAAAATAG
- a CDS encoding GEVED domain-containing protein has protein sequence MKKVYLLLLGAMTMSGINAQQIELKVLDGMGSRLYDINDNGKGIHSGAYFDFATGSTTPTEGGEATNRINNAGDVAGLMAYTSSEGEELGQAAYKKNGTWTAIGYFPGDVPSNSWFSGANAISGNSKYVTGQISTSVENSYAFIYDTEAGTIKKLDGDGSYEYGRGEGINSSGIVAGFVNKYSINGGTYWIPVYYTPDGVVHYIGDLGYGEASDINDAGQIVGSKDYKPFIYDINSGVYKAFNVPAGYDTATFTSISENGIAVGYAGYAGNREVIIYHPSLSSNPVFLKDILTSQNVEVTTFDGKLGTAMGISANGNFIAGFDNSIPPFFAAGWAINLNNLLLNGNDCSITCPENIETTLASASETTAVVNYTLPVTCGSSSSTGLQTVLVSGYESGSQFPIGVTNVVHNLVDADGKIVYVCSFQVTVNDVYCSTTPQYGVDSITKVQIAGIDNTSDLYSNQANEYYLDKVGEVYQGNEYPIAIEANTNTGYDYATVFVDWNQNGIFTDAGEIYEIGAMTSDGMDGAQITGNIAVPATATIGKARMRVMLNWDASITTPCDNSIYGYGQAEDYTLDVKESLGVNDINSKSISYYPNPVKDILNLVSDKNVTSVSVYNIEGKLVRNFASLDESKVQLDLSTLITGTYVVKATTQDGKIKTFKVIKK, from the coding sequence ATGAAAAAAGTTTACTTGCTTTTACTAGGCGCAATGACAATGTCTGGAATTAATGCCCAGCAAATAGAACTGAAAGTTCTGGACGGAATGGGGTCACGTCTGTATGACATCAATGACAATGGAAAAGGAATCCATTCCGGAGCCTATTTTGATTTTGCTACCGGAAGTACGACACCCACAGAAGGCGGAGAAGCTACAAACAGAATCAACAACGCCGGCGATGTTGCCGGATTGATGGCTTATACAAGTTCCGAAGGCGAAGAACTGGGACAAGCAGCATATAAGAAAAACGGAACATGGACGGCAATTGGCTATTTCCCTGGCGATGTTCCAAGTAACAGCTGGTTCAGTGGCGCTAATGCTATCTCTGGAAACAGCAAATATGTAACAGGGCAAATCTCCACAAGTGTTGAAAACAGTTATGCTTTCATCTATGATACAGAAGCGGGAACGATTAAAAAACTGGACGGCGATGGTTCTTATGAATACGGAAGAGGAGAAGGAATCAACAGCTCAGGTATTGTGGCTGGTTTCGTTAACAAATATTCTATCAACGGAGGTACGTATTGGATTCCGGTTTATTATACGCCGGATGGCGTGGTGCATTACATCGGAGATTTGGGATATGGAGAAGCATCTGATATCAATGATGCGGGACAAATAGTGGGAAGCAAGGATTATAAGCCTTTCATCTATGATATCAATTCTGGTGTTTACAAAGCTTTCAATGTACCTGCAGGTTATGATACTGCAACATTTACATCTATTTCAGAAAATGGTATTGCTGTTGGATATGCAGGTTATGCAGGCAACAGAGAAGTGATAATCTATCATCCGTCATTAAGTTCGAATCCTGTTTTCCTGAAAGATATTTTGACGAGCCAAAATGTTGAAGTTACTACTTTCGATGGAAAATTAGGAACTGCAATGGGGATTTCTGCAAACGGAAACTTCATCGCTGGATTTGATAATTCTATTCCGCCGTTTTTTGCAGCAGGTTGGGCAATCAACTTAAATAATCTTTTATTAAACGGCAACGACTGTTCCATCACTTGTCCTGAGAATATCGAAACAACGCTTGCAAGCGCTTCAGAAACAACAGCAGTTGTGAATTATACATTGCCGGTTACTTGTGGTTCATCATCTTCTACAGGATTACAGACAGTTCTGGTTTCTGGCTACGAATCCGGTTCTCAGTTCCCGATTGGCGTGACCAATGTTGTTCACAACTTGGTAGATGCAGACGGAAAAATAGTTTACGTATGTTCGTTCCAGGTTACAGTGAATGATGTTTATTGTTCTACGACGCCACAATACGGAGTAGATTCTATTACGAAAGTGCAGATTGCAGGAATCGATAATACATCAGACCTATATTCTAACCAAGCTAATGAATATTATCTGGACAAAGTAGGTGAAGTTTACCAAGGTAATGAATATCCAATTGCTATAGAAGCTAATACCAATACTGGTTATGACTATGCAACAGTTTTCGTAGACTGGAATCAAAACGGAATATTCACAGACGCTGGAGAAATCTATGAAATAGGTGCAATGACTTCTGACGGAATGGATGGCGCTCAAATTACAGGCAACATTGCGGTTCCGGCTACTGCAACAATAGGAAAAGCAAGAATGAGAGTAATGTTGAACTGGGATGCATCTATCACGACGCCTTGCGATAACTCAATCTACGGTTATGGTCAGGCAGAAGATTACACATTGGATGTGAAAGAATCTCTTGGAGTGAATGACATCAATTCAAAATCAATCAGCTATTATCCAAACCCGGTGAAAGACATACTGAATCTTGTAAGCGATAAAAATGTGACCAGCGTTTCAGTTTACAATATCGAAGGTAAGTTGGTAAGAAACTTTGCAAGTCTGGATGAGTCAAAAGTTCAGTTGGATTTATCAACATTAATCACAGGAACTTACGTTGTGAAAGCAACTACTCAGGACGGAAAAATAAAAACGTTTAAGGTGATCAAAAAATAA